The genomic DNA ATATGAACACAGTTGTACGTAACTTCAACATTGTTTTGATTTTCAATATAACTTTTGCCACGAAGTTTAGTAAATAGAGTGGAAATAACGCAATTATTGATTTTATCTGGCTCAAAGATTTTGGCACACTGCTTGCTATAGTGAAACTCATGTATTTTAAAATTTATGAGGTTTAACTTATGGAATTAATCAAAGAAAAAAATAGTACCAATATACCGTACAGAAAAAATATTTTTTCAAATATTACAAAGCTGGATGAATCAAAAAAATGTTCAAAACTTTGTAAATGCAAAGATTTTTATTTAGGAGCAGCAATCGATAAAGAAGCATATGACTCAATGTTAGAGTTTTGGGGGTTAAGCTAAAATGCATCAGTGGAGTAAAGATCAACTAGAGTTAAAGAGTAAATTTCTAGAAATTGGAAAAAGTACTTCCAAACTTTGCCAAGAATCATATGAAAAAAAAGAATTTTGTTATGATGCATGGAATGTTTTAGCAAAAAATAATTTATGGAAAATTCCTTTTTCAGAAAAAATGGGAGGCTTAGGGGGAACTTGGTGGGATTTTATTGCCGCTTATGAGGGTTTGTCTGAAAGTTTAGAAGATATAGGTTTGTTATTGAGCGGTATTGCTCATGTAGGATTGCTGCGTGCAATTGATATATATGGAACATTAGAACAAAAAGATTATTATTTTTCAAAATTATTTGAAGGTGCAGTGGGAGCAACAGCGATTACTGAAAAAACAGGTGGATCAGATGTTCCAAGAATACAGGTGAATGCACAGGATGATAAAGGAACTTTATATTTAAGCGGTGAAAAAGTACATATCACAAATGCGCCTATTTTTGATATTGCATTAGTTGTTGGAAGGGTCCCATCTCTTGGGGATAAGAAAGATATTTCGCTGTTCATTTTAGATAAAAATCAAAAAGGTATAATTAAAGGGCCTAAAGAGGTAATGACAGGTAACCATTCCAGCCCAACTGGCAGCTTTAAACTAGATCAAGTTGAACTAAGTTCTATTAATATTTTAGGAAACCTGGGTGAAGGATTAAAAAACCTTTACAATATTATTTCGTTAGACAGGGCTTTGTATGGTCTTGTCAGCGCTTCAACAGCTAAAATGATAATAAAAAATGTTCTTGAAAGGTGTTCAAATAGAGTGTCTTTTAAAAAACCTTTGATAGATCATCAATATGTACAACAAAGAATAACAGATATTCAAATACGTCAATATTCAACGCAGTCAGTAACATATAAAGCTCTAAGCAGTCTTTTCAGAAACGATTCAGAAGCAGTTATGGCATGTTCAATAGCAAAATTAATTGGAAGTGAATCAATGGTCAAAAATGGAAATGATCAAATAATAATTCATGGTCATATGGGCTATGAAAAAAGTAAGTTTAGTAAATATTTTTTAGATGCACTAGGCACCATTATAGCTGGGGGAACAAGCGATATTCAAAGGTTGAATATTTTAAATCAAATGAAAGGTTTTGTGTGAAGTTAAGTTCAAATATAAAAGTTGGCGTAAAAAACACATTAGATCATATTGTTCAAGATCAGGATTTAGCTATAAATTGGGGCAATGATTTACATGTGTTGTCGACACCTGTTTTATTATGGTTGAGCGAAAAAGCATCTATGAAAGGGATAGAT from bacterium includes the following:
- a CDS encoding acyl-CoA/acyl-ACP dehydrogenase, producing the protein MHQWSKDQLELKSKFLEIGKSTSKLCQESYEKKEFCYDAWNVLAKNNLWKIPFSEKMGGLGGTWWDFIAAYEGLSESLEDIGLLLSGIAHVGLLRAIDIYGTLEQKDYYFSKLFEGAVGATAITEKTGGSDVPRIQVNAQDDKGTLYLSGEKVHITNAPIFDIALVVGRVPSLGDKKDISLFILDKNQKGIIKGPKEVMTGNHSSPTGSFKLDQVELSSINILGNLGEGLKNLYNIISLDRALYGLVSASTAKMIIKNVLERCSNRVSFKKPLIDHQYVQQRITDIQIRQYSTQSVTYKALSSLFRNDSEAVMACSIAKLIGSESMVKNGNDQIIIHGHMGYEKSKFSKYFLDALGTIIAGGTSDIQRLNILNQMKGFV